In Buchnera aphidicola (Takecallis taiwana), the genomic stretch TGCACTATTTAACAACCTTTAAAAATAAAAAATTCCAGTCTATTAATAAAGTTGATCCAGATTCTGAAAAATTATTTAACAAAATTAGTGATAAGATTAAAATTACACCAGAAAAACAAAAATTTTTAAATAAAATTCAACACATATTACAAGAAAATATTATTTCTGTTAGATTTAGTAAAAGATTAATTAATAGCCCAGCTGTATTAATTGCTAATGCACATGCTATTAGCCCACACATGTCAAAATTATTTCAAGCCGCTGGACAAAAAATACCATTAACAAAATATATTTTTGAAATTAACCCAACACATCCTTTAATCCAGAAAATGATTAGTATACAAGAAACGGATAAAATTAATATATGGATTCAAACTTTATTTGATCAAGCGTTATTATCTACACACGGAACATTAAAAAATCCAAATCACTTTATAAAAAATATTAATCAATTACTGACTGACTAGTAAAATGATATATGAAAATTATAATTTTCGGACCCCCGGGATCAGGAAAGGGTACACAATCTAATTTAATTATGCAAAAATATAACATTCCCATAATATCCATCGGTGATATATTACGTAACATCATGCTGAAAAAAAATCAATTAGGTATGTTGATTAAAAAAAAAATACAGACTGGTATGTTAATAGATGATAATATAATAATTGATTTACTCATGGAAAAAATACAAAATAATTCCATGAACAGTTTTATATTAGATGGATTTCCAAGAACAATCAAACAAACAAAAATAATGAATAAAAAAAATATCGTTATTAATTATATTATAGAATTGACTCTGAATAAAAAAATCTTATATGAACGCATTTTAGGCAGACGAATTCATATCCCGTCAGGACGAATATACCATGTGAAATATAATCCTCCGAATATTTCAGAACAAGATGATATTACTCATGAAAAATTAACCACCCGTATTGACGATAATATACAAACTATTCATCAAAGATTATGTGAATATCAAAACATGCATGAAATTATGATGAAATATTTTCATACAATAAAAAACAATAAAATAACTAAATATACCCAAATCAATACTGAAAAATCAATACAAAACGTATTTTCAAAAATCAAAAAATTTATAAAACTGAATAAAAATTTATAATTTATATAATACAATATTAATAATTATACAATATAAAAAATACGCTCTATAGGATTCGAACCTATGACCTACGGCTTAGAAGGCCGTTGCTCTATCCAACTGAGCTAAGAGCGCTATTTAAATTACTGAGTAATTAAAAGTTTTTATTAAATAAAATTATACTACATTAGTATATTAAAATCTATAGTATAAATAAAAAATTAGGATTAAATATGTTAAATAAAATTATGAATGGATCTATTCTTGCTGATGAAATAACTCAAAACATAAAAAAACAAGTGAAATATGAACAACGTTTCGGTAAAAGACCACCGGGATTGGCAGTAATTTGGATAGACAATCATGCATCATCTAAATTATATGTTCAAAAAAAAAGACTCGCTTGTAATCAGGTCGGTTTTTTTTCAGAAGAATGGAAATTACAAACATCAATTACAGAAATAGAAATAATTAATTTAATTAAAAAATTAAATTTAAATGATAAAATTGATGGTATATTAGTACAATTACCATTACCAAATACTATCAATACTAATAATATTATTGAATCAATTGACCCTAGAAAAGATATTGACGGATTTCATCCGTACAATATTGGTTGTTTATGTCAAAAAAAACCAAAACTCAGACCTTGTACTTCAAGAGGAATTATTAAAATATTAAATAAATATAATGTGAATATGGCTGGTATGAATGCAACAATTATAGGTGCTTCTAATATTGTTGGACGTCCCATGGGGCTAGAATTATTATTATCCGGATGCACAACAACTATCACTCATCGATTTACTAAAAACTTAAATACACATATTTCCCAATCAGATTTGATAATCGTAGCAGTTGGTAAACCAAATTTTTTACATGAAACACATATTAAATATGGAGCAGTAATTGTTGATGTAGGTATCAATCAAATACCATCCAAAAATATAATAATTGGTGATGTAAATTTTCAAAAAGTATTACCAAAAGTATCTTATATTACTCCAGTACCAGGAGGTGTTGGTCCAATGACTGTTGCAACATTACTAACCAATACATTAGAAGCATATCAAGAAAAATATGAATATAAACATCTCAATATTATATACTAGTCATTATTAATAATATTTTTTTTTAAAAAAATTGATGGATTTTGTATTAATAAACCAATTGTATTAGATAAATAGCGTAACTGATATAATAACTGCATAGTCACAAATTGATTTTCATCTTTAAAAGCTATATTAATTTTTTTTAATAAAGAGAATAAAATCGATATTGCATATGGAGTATTAAAATCATTAAACATA encodes the following:
- a CDS encoding nucleoside monophosphate kinase is translated as MKIIIFGPPGSGKGTQSNLIMQKYNIPIISIGDILRNIMLKKNQLGMLIKKKIQTGMLIDDNIIIDLLMEKIQNNSMNSFILDGFPRTIKQTKIMNKKNIVINYIIELTLNKKILYERILGRRIHIPSGRIYHVKYNPPNISEQDDITHEKLTTRIDDNIQTIHQRLCEYQNMHEIMMKYFHTIKNNKITKYTQINTEKSIQNVFSKIKKFIKLNKNL
- the folD gene encoding bifunctional methylenetetrahydrofolate dehydrogenase/methenyltetrahydrofolate cyclohydrolase FolD codes for the protein MLNKIMNGSILADEITQNIKKQVKYEQRFGKRPPGLAVIWIDNHASSKLYVQKKRLACNQVGFFSEEWKLQTSITEIEIINLIKKLNLNDKIDGILVQLPLPNTINTNNIIESIDPRKDIDGFHPYNIGCLCQKKPKLRPCTSRGIIKILNKYNVNMAGMNATIIGASNIVGRPMGLELLLSGCTTTITHRFTKNLNTHISQSDLIIVAVGKPNFLHETHIKYGAVIVDVGINQIPSKNIIIGDVNFQKVLPKVSYITPVPGGVGPMTVATLLTNTLEAYQEKYEYKHLNIIY